One window of the Pararge aegeria chromosome 22, ilParAegt1.1, whole genome shotgun sequence genome contains the following:
- the LOC120633592 gene encoding proclotting enzyme, which yields MASTIGLGKCYTTGVVGILFLAILAKCQHQAHHPVSFVQHQNQLSYPYIQSGHPPWHQFTSPRKRSPDIQNYYNGPYNQPYNHYSNQNPFQQPGTQHQTYPQMYDTRPSADLINTESRNNQNDGRLLSQSAFTRISETLGAINTVGHYLIDIVNENDRNESDPNLQQLPQALYTISKNVLGRNVTDKIAPIVKKALPQVLPDAPITRIATGDLDRNDARFCTTPEGEEGICEDLSNCPQLLLNLVTLRESLCFKDLFVPGVCCPRDAVVPATQAVEKPVVTTTSKPTYLVPVTTQRPIPRPTTTKKPSAILVLTTKRPRPPTTTTTRPITTVPTTTTTRVPSTTSYYTLAPPFIANYSNIVDVNDCGQREDEGGRIVGGTESKPGAWPWMAAIYLHGSKRREFWCGGTLVGKRHVLTAAHCTRDSKQRPFPARQFSVRLGDVDLSRDDEPSRPVTLRVSAVRAHDQFSRVGYYNDIAVLVLADNVQKSKYVIPICLPQGDLARQQFDGSVATVVGWGTTRYGGGESSRQLEAKLPVWRNEDCDRAYFQPITDTFLCAGYPRGGVDACQGDSGGPLMLLANGRWTQIGVVSFGNKCGEPGYPGVYTRVTHYLSWLQQNLA from the exons GTATTCTGTTTCTAGCAATACTTGCAAAATGCCAGCACCAAGCACACCACCCGG TATCCTTCGTGCAGCATCAGAATCAACTTTCATATCCGTACATCCAATCGGGGCATCCGCCATGGCATCAGTTCACCTCTCCGCGGAAAAGATCTCCTGACatccaaaattattataacgGTCCATACAACCAACCGTACAACCATTATTCCAATCAGAACCCTTTTCAACAACCAGGGACACAACATCAAACGTATCCTCAGATGTATGACACCAGGCCGTCTGCCGATTTAATTAATACAGAATCAAGAAATAACCAAAACGATGGAAGACTTTTATCACAATCTGCGTTCACAAGAATATCTGAAACTTTAGGAGCTATAAACACAGTAGGCCATTACCTAATCGACATAGTCAATGAAAATGATAGAAACGAATCGGACCCCAACTTACAACAGCTTCCTCAAGCGCTTTATACCATAAGCAAAAATGTTTTAGGAAGAAATGTGACAGATAAAATTGCACCTATAGTGAAGAAAGCGCTGCCCCAGGTCTTACCTGATGCACCTATTACGAGAATAGCAACAGGAGATCTGGACAGAAATGACGCTAGGTTCTGTACCACACCTGAAGGTGAAGAAGGTATATGCGAAGATTTGAGCAACTGTCCGCAACTGCTGCTTAACCTTGTAACCCTGCGAGAATCTCTGTGTTTTAAGGATTTATTTGTACCTGGAGTGTGTTGTCCCCGAGACGCTGTAGTCCCAGCGACACAGGCTGTAGAAAAGCCAGTTGTTACTACGACGAGTAAACCAACTTACTTAGTTCCTGTTACCACTCAACGGCCTATACCAAGACCTACGACGACTAAGAAACCTTCAGCTATTCTAGTTTTAACTACTAAACGACCAAGGCCTCCGACAACTACTACTACGAGGCCTATTACTACAGTACCAACAACTACTACCACAAGGGTACCGTCTACGACAAGCTATTACACCTTGGCACCACCTTTTATCGCAAATTACTCCAACATAGTCGATGTAAAtg attGCGGGCAGAGAGAAGACGAAGGCGGCAGAATCGTTGGTGGCACAGAGTCCAAACCAGGAGCCTGGCCGTGGATGGCTGCCATATACCTGCATGGCAGCAAGCGGCGAGAGTTCTGGTGTGGGGGCACTCTCGTTGGCAAGAGACACGTGCTAACTGCCGCCCATTGCACTCGAGACTCCAAGCAGAGGCC GTTCCCAGCGCGTCAGTTCAGCGTACGGTTAGGCGACGTGGACTTGTCCCGCGACGACGAACCGTCCCGCCCCGTGACGCTGCGGGTGAGCGCCGTGCGAGCACACGACCAGTTTTCCAGGGTGGGATATTACAATGACATCGCTGTACTGGTTTTGGCTG ATAACGTCCAGAAATCAAAATACGTGATACCGATCTGCCTACCACAAGGGGATCTTGCTCGGCAACAGTTCGACGGGTCTGTGGCGACGGTAGTCGGGTGGGGTACCACTAGATACGGTGGAGGGGAGAGCTCGAGGCAGCTGGAGGCCAAGCTACCTGTGTGGAGGAACGAAGACTGCGACCGCGCGTACTTCCAGCCGATCACTGATACGTTTCTGTGCGCTGGTTATCCTAGAGGGGGTGTTGACGCTTGTCAG GGAGACTCCGGTGGTCCATTGATGCTGCTCGCCAACGGACGCTGGACGCAGATCGGCGTGGTCTCCTTCGGAAACAAGTGCGGTGAACCCGGATACCCGGGCGTGTATACCCGGGTCACGCACTATTTGAGTTGGCTGCAACAAAACTTAGCTTAG